The Tenacibaculum jejuense genome includes a window with the following:
- a CDS encoding exonuclease SbcCD subunit D C-terminal domain-containing protein: protein MKILHTADWHLGHRLHEQSQVEEQSLFLHWIENYIIDHKIDVLLISGDVFDTGSPSNQSLEMYYNFLVKLKATSCKSIIITGGNHDSPGTLNAPKHILDALSIKVVGKATEDVADEVFKVAINNETVIVGAVPYLRDGDIRRAVAGETFEELTDKYKTALINHYKAVAEQCELVNTKNAPVIAMGHLFATGGSISDSEQNIYVGTLGHIGAEDFPDYFDYVALGHLHRPQIVGGNDKIRYSGSPNVLSFSEIGYDKKILVLTIENNKITNVSDETIPCFRSFYKLKGTINECIEKFPTITSNTYKLTPWVEIVLKEDNNINIDVLKKAAENYSFEILKTSLKNRRQTKGIEELLENTKSIKELVPEEVFKMKCQEMSYDLEKNPAVLDAFNEILHTVKNQ from the coding sequence ATTTAGGACATAGATTACACGAACAATCTCAAGTAGAAGAACAAAGCTTGTTTTTACATTGGATTGAAAATTATATCATTGATCATAAAATTGATGTCTTACTGATATCAGGAGATGTTTTTGATACAGGATCGCCTTCCAATCAAAGTTTAGAAATGTATTATAATTTTTTGGTAAAATTAAAAGCCACTTCCTGTAAATCGATTATCATTACAGGAGGTAATCATGATTCACCAGGAACATTAAATGCACCGAAACATATACTAGATGCGCTTTCTATAAAAGTTGTGGGAAAAGCTACTGAAGATGTTGCTGATGAAGTTTTTAAAGTAGCTATCAATAACGAAACTGTGATAGTAGGTGCTGTTCCTTATTTACGTGACGGAGATATACGACGTGCAGTTGCAGGTGAAACATTTGAAGAACTAACCGATAAATACAAAACAGCCTTAATTAATCATTATAAAGCTGTTGCCGAACAATGTGAATTAGTAAATACTAAAAATGCTCCAGTAATTGCTATGGGACACTTATTTGCTACAGGAGGTTCTATTTCTGATAGTGAACAAAATATCTATGTAGGTACTTTAGGTCATATTGGTGCCGAAGATTTTCCTGATTATTTTGATTATGTAGCGTTAGGGCATTTACACAGACCTCAAATTGTTGGCGGAAATGATAAAATTCGATATTCAGGATCACCCAATGTATTAAGTTTTAGTGAAATTGGTTACGATAAAAAAATACTTGTACTAACAATAGAGAACAATAAAATAACTAATGTATCGGATGAAACAATTCCTTGTTTTAGATCTTTTTACAAATTAAAAGGTACCATAAATGAATGTATTGAGAAATTTCCAACAATTACTTCCAATACATACAAACTAACTCCTTGGGTTGAAATTGTCTTAAAGGAAGATAATAATATCAATATTGATGTTTTAAAAAAAGCAGCTGAAAATTACTCCTTTGAAATTTTAAAAACTTCTTTAAAAAACAGACGTCAAACAAAAGGTATTGAAGAATTGTTAGAAAATACAAAATCCATAAAAGAATTGGTTCCTGAAGAAGTGTTTAAAATGAAGTGTCAAGAAATGAGTTACGATTTAGAAAAAAATCCGGCTGTTTTAGATGCTTTTAATGAAATTTTACACACTGTTAAAAATCAATAA